The nucleotide window TATTGTATCAATAAATCTCACCCCCGTCCTACTGCTTCTGCTTCCTTTCACCCATAAAATATTGGATGTGATAGACGTGTTGATATCACTTCATGCGCAGCTGATAACAGACTTCTAACTACTTCTTAGAATTTCTACATCCTATCTTATCACCGTATTCTTCGATATCGGCCACGTGGCTGCTGAGGGAGAAGATCTACCTGCTGAGTGGTGAGATCCCACTGAGATTTGATGAAGTGATCTTTACACTGCGTGAAGACGGGAACGTCGTACTCCTGTACGATGGGGGGGTCCTTCCGCAGTTGGATTAACTTTAAATGGATGGTGTTAGAGtcatctgaaacacagacaaaagaaaagtttaTCTCTAAATTTCACTGTGGACCCTGTCTCTATTCTCAGTTTCAAAATTGAGTGTAACAAAAAGAACAGCTGAACAAGATGTTTTCTACTAACACTTCCTCAACACAGTTTTATCAGGACCGTTTCCTGTAACAAACGCACACATAATTTGCATCTAACCACCTCTGTTATCATTCATGTGAAAGAGACAGTTGAGAGACAAATAAAACCGGAATATGCACAATAAAATCTGAGACCATACCAATGGGAAGGGTGCAGGCTCCTGTGGCATTGAGCTCCTCTAACAAAGTCGACATGATGGGTAAAAGTTTCTGCTTGCTCTCCTCATTGGAGATGAAGCCGCTCTCCAGCTgcaacacaagaaaacaacGAGATTTTTAAGGTCGAAGCaatcacacacaacaaagacagatgTAAAAAAGCATCATTCACTACCTCCAGAGTTGTGAGGTACCCAGACAGCTTCTTGACAATCGGCTCGAGGGCGCATGTGTTGGTCTGGGCATCACAAACGAGGCCGAGGTTGAACAGGAGGGCGTTTCTGCTGTACTTTTTATGTTCAATGCACACAGGACACCCGATTAACTTTTTTCCCATGGCAGTGCTAAAACAGATATAAACAATCATGACAATGAAGAAGAGCAACATATCATTCTcttgtaaatataaaaacacttaataAGGGggaaaaatcaaatcaaatcaatggtTTATGACAAGGAGACAGAAGTGGAGTGTTACATTACATACACTGTTATTAATTTGTTCTGCAGTTCTGGCTTGGTGATGATATAAACCTGAACTGTGTCAAAGAGCTCCCGTGAAATGTATTCCTCTGGGACCTGTCAGCAGAGGACAAAGAGACACTGCATGATAACATACATCCTATAAGACTAAGAAGATAATCCACTGTGCATTTGCAGGTCAAGACTATGACAATATATAGAAGGATTAAATACATGTTTACTATTAATAAGATAAACTCAGGCATAAGGATGCATAGGCTGACCCAGGACAATCTGTCCAGCTGCTTGTGTCTAAAGGCAACAATGCATCATAAGTAGTAACACTATTGGAGGTCAATTTATACAACACATAAAAGCACTTTTAAGGTATGATCGAAGTCCATGCAGtgatgtattatttatttatgattcAAAACATTTagtcagttatcaaaatagcAGCTGATTATGTTTCTGTTGATCAAACTAATTGTTACAGCTCTCTGTTGTATTAAAGTTACAAGACTTTTGCCAGAAAGTGAAGTAAGATACACCTCTATGATCAGAGGTTTTAGGTTTATAGTCACCTCTGATACACTTTTGTAAAGGTGATCTGTATACTCAGCCTTATATGCTGAACATAAAGCTTTTATTGAACCTCTGATACTAAACTATATAGTTACTATAGCCGCCCTACTGTTTCACAATAAGGATAACCATAAGAACTATCATGCTTGTAGTGACTAAGATTATTAATAAGACAAATGTGGTCATATTATTATTGCTACCCTGGTTAAACATGTTGAACTGTGGCTCTGAGGCTCATTTTACCAGTATATACTTACCTGATATGTTATCTTTGGGCCCAGAGTGGGGTGAAACTCACTGAAAAATATGCACTCTATTCGAGTGGTCATGCCCATCATAGACTTTTTAACCAGGCCAACCTTACAGCAGGAATTTTACCAACAAACTACAAACTTTAACCAAGCTAGTTCAGCTAAGGATGATGGTCTCCTCCCCTGCCTTCCCTGTTTAGCTACAGCTGTTatttagcagctagctggtAGCTAGCTTCAGCTTTACCGTGTAATAACGAGCTGGCGACTTCCTGTAATATAAACTCAGCAGTTCTAACGTCTGAACAACGTCCTAGAAAATGTGTTAGTAGTTAGTGCACTTAACAACAGTGCTGTCGACTTGATAACAAACTGTTCAATAAAGATACTCGACACTTTCATGCACACCAAACAACAATACGGATGCCTTCAGGGGAACCTCGTAAATTACTCTCGCTAATGCGCAGATAGAGGAAGTCATGCGCGTTTAGCACGATAACCGCTTGTTGTAGCGGTACAATATGTCCTTCTGAAGGACTAGAAACATGAATAAGCGTGAAATAAAGACACTCAAGCAAAGCACAAGTTATACTTATTAAGTACTACAATACTTCAGTAAATGTACGTGTTTACATTCTACAACTTGGTTACATTTTCGACAGTACTTAAAGGCAACACTGTTCACCAGAGTCAGTGCTGCGCAGTCTGCGCCGCATGTGGAGACGATTCGTATCAAATTTTCCGTTGGAGAGGTTTGCTGCGCCATGTGTTGGACGTACTGTCAACATTATCGACCAACGTGTCGCCCGGTTactgaacatgttttttaaactaCATGTAGGACAATATAATTCACCTATGAAGTGAACATATATGACAACAGAATAATGTAAAGGGTGCAGCGAGTACAGCTGACGGCCGCACGAACTGTACTGTAATACTATGGTAATACCGATGTAGAGAGGGTCTGTTTATATCAACCATGTGGAGAAGCTCAGTGAGAGCAGGCTACAGGTGTTTTGGGTGCAGGAATGTTGGACCAAAGGTAAATAACTacaatttttgttgttgttgttttcagtgagtCCTGTTGGTGGATGGGATGCTAGCTGTTAACAGGACAATGGAGCAAAACAGGCTGTTGTTGCTGATGATAAGTGAAAAATAAGGTTGTCTGACAGAGTATGGACCTCTGACTGATTCTGAACAAAAGATTTTAGCTTTGGAGcggacccacacacacagtgtaaggAGTAATAGGCATATATGTCTGAAAGAAAGTGGATAAAGGTTTATTTATCCAGAATCCATCAGCATATTGTCTGCAACTAACACTTACTTGCAGTATTGATTAATCTATAAATCACATATGTCCTTCACAAGATGCAGGACATATCTGTTCACTTGAACAAAAGTCAGTGACACAGTAACTTACACCGGGGACAGAGTGGTAGAAACCCCTCTGGAGAGCATTACATTGTGCTCTAATCTCATATAAATCAGTGGACAGATTACTCGATCCTCCAGCGTGCAGAGGGAGTGATGAGACATGTGTCTTGACACTGTGTGGTGTCTGAGGTTTGATCTGAATCTCAGCTTTCATACTTGACTCCCCAGCTTCACTTAAGTGGCGAGGGGCTTGTTAAACCACTGTTGGAATGCACAGAGGGTTTTGATTTGTGCTTATTTGGAAGCTCTCTTAAATCAAATGCTTTTCAGGGAATCTGGGGCTCCCATGCGGTGCGTACATGCAGCGCTCCGGCCTTACCTGCGGGCAGGATCACAGCACTCCAGGCCGTGGATTTATGGAAGAGGCACTTTGAGGAGAGAGGTGTGACAGAGCCCGACCACTCGAGCCACTACATCCTCGCTCATTTGCTCGGTGCTAAAACCGTGAGTTGAAATGTGCTGAGGCCGTTCTACGCTGCcctgtgttttgtctgaaaaCCTGCACGACAGCATCTCTTACTGTTCTTCCTCACACGCTATTTTCTTTATCCAGATAGAAAGTGTTGAGCAGGGGAAGTTAACGGAGCTCCTCAGCCgagaaacaacagagcagatgTGGGAGCTCTGCACAAGACGCCTCTCCAGGTATGAAGCTTTTAGATAAGCTTCTACATATACAGAGATATATATTCAAACATCCACATATTCAAACCACCCTGAAGACTGTGTGGCGTTTGTGTGCCTCTTCTAAGTCGCCCTGAGGTCCATGAGGAACATTTCACTTCCCTGTATCTCAAGCatatgtgtgtaaatgacaaTAAACCTGAAATTGAAAGCCTGAAAAAATACCTGAACACTAATAAATACATGTGTTTGGTGTAGAATGCCTGTGCAGTATGTGATCGAGGAGTGGGACTTCAGGGATCTGACACTGAAGATGAAACCACCTGTGTTCATACCAAGACCTGaaacagaggtcagagaggagaaaataaaaacaggccaCAGTatacatatgtacagtatatgattaAATCCCTGTCATCACTCATATAACCATGTTTCCTCTGTGCGTCGGTGCAGGAGTTGGTTGAACTCGTGCTCTCTGATCTGGAGATGAAGCCCAGGACCGGAGCGACTGCAGACGCTCAGCTTACATGTTTGGAAGTGGGATGTGGCTCTGGtgctgtttctctcagtctgcTGAAGAGTCTGCCTCAGGTGCGGTTTTTGTTTATCGCAAGGAAGTCGATTCTTGATTAGTTatcagtttcttcttctgtcgGATTCACTGAGTAAGTTTCAGACGTCTCTGTGGGGTTTTGTAGCTTGTGATGTCCAtgtgttcatttttacattttaaaaacaaagcaataaattGCTTAATAGGAGAAAAGGATCAATAGGTTAATTGATACAGATGTAGGGTAGACACACGTGGCTGTTGTAGAATACACCATTGTTTTCTCATCACAGAGAACAGCACACGCGGTCTGCTCACTGCCGatccacacacactttctacTCTCCTGTCACAGTGTTCCTcattcttctgtctctgctgttaaCAGATCATAAAATTGTGGAAAATGTCTTTAACTCTCTCATGCGCAGAAATATccaaacagtcaacagcagtttttaattgctgtgtttgtttgtttgtagctTAAAGCCATCGCCTTGGACCAAAGCCAGGATGCGGTGGATTTAACACGGGAGAATGCATTGAGGTAAGTGTACCATagcacataaaaaaacaagtagTAAATGTCCTTATTGATTTACTTTAACTATGGTTAAACACTTACTTTTTAATTGGGGCACATGCAGTGATGTGTAAAGTCtgatttctctctgcaggttggGGCTTCAGGACAGACTACACATTTATCATGTAGATGTAATGAAAGGTAAGTGAAAGCAGTGCATTGCAGTTATTAAATAATTCGCCTAAATAAACTGCTTATAAAcagttttactttgtgttttgtcagatgCAGAGTCAGTGCTGAGCCTCTGCGGCTCTGTGTCAGCTGTGGTCAGTAATCCTCCGTACCTGTTCTCAGAGGATATGGCCTCGTTGGAACCTGAAATTCTTAGGTAATTAAAACACATGCAGCCTCTCTCagtttatatttaatttaaccTCCCTATAGTTAACGTTTATAAGCTGCAAATACATGGTTAAAACACATTATAATAAACTATAACACAGTCTGAAAGTGTTTATTCATGGATTTGTCAACATCCAgtcagggctgcaactaacaactATATTCACTATTGATgaatctgccaattattttctcaatcaatcaTTTGGTCTTTTGAAAACTTTTTATATAATGCTTTATGGGTCCggccaacagtccaaaacccaaagatattcactttacCATCAAAtatcacaaagaaaagcaggaaatcttCACTGAAACCAACAAATGTGTTTCATTCTTACctataaaatatacaaacattaaatgaatGATTGACAGAACA belongs to Lates calcarifer isolate ASB-BC8 linkage group LG8, TLL_Latcal_v3, whole genome shotgun sequence and includes:
- the nprl2 gene encoding GATOR complex protein NPRL2 codes for the protein MMGMTTRIECIFFSEFHPTLGPKITYQVPEEYISRELFDTVQVYIITKPELQNKLITVTAMGKKLIGCPVCIEHKKYSRNALLFNLGLVCDAQTNTCALEPIVKKLSGYLTTLELESGFISNEESKQKLLPIMSTLLEELNATGACTLPIDDSNTIHLKLIQLRKDPPIVQEYDVPVFTQCKDHFIKSQWDLTTQQILPYIDGFRHIQKISAEADVELNLVRIAVQNLLYYGVVTLVSIFQYSNVYCTTPKVQSLMDDKSIQEECLGYVTKQGQKRASLRDVFQLYCGLSPGTTVRDLCSRYSQQLQRVDERRLIQFGLMKSLIRRLQKYPVKVIRDERSRPPRLYTGCHSYDEICCKTGMSYQELDERLENDPNIVVCWK
- the hemk1 gene encoding MTRF1L release factor glutamine methyltransferase, producing MWRSSVRAGYRCFGCRNVGPKGIWGSHAVRTCSAPALPAGRITALQAVDLWKRHFEERGVTEPDHSSHYILAHLLGAKTIESVEQGKLTELLSRETTEQMWELCTRRLSRMPVQYVIEEWDFRDLTLKMKPPVFIPRPETEELVELVLSDLEMKPRTGATADAQLTCLEVGCGSGAVSLSLLKSLPQLKAIALDQSQDAVDLTRENALRLGLQDRLHIYHVDVMKDAESVLSLCGSVSAVVSNPPYLFSEDMASLEPEILRFEDHSALDGGTDGLKVIKQILTLAPQILTDSGRVYLEVDPRHPPLIRQWAEANVGELRFVKTRDDITGRPRFCILQKREVKQGP